One genomic region from Xiphophorus couchianus chromosome 21, X_couchianus-1.0, whole genome shotgun sequence encodes:
- the pck2 gene encoding phosphoenolpyruvate carboxykinase [GTP], mitochondrial, whose protein sequence is MSCLLLGVIRRQGGVGASVGVRSLASIPSLPPAVADFVKGAVDECKPANVHVVTGTPEETANILAGLERDGMVKRLPKYENCWLARTDPKDVARVESKTVIITKNQRDTIPIPAGGTKSQLGSWMSESDWLKARQDRFPGCMAGRTMYVIPFSMGPVGSTLSKYGVQVTDSPYVVASMGIMTRMGSPVLQKLYEGEEFVRCQHSLGRPFPLKAPLVNSWPCNPDKVLISHLPDTRQILSFGSGYGGNSLLGKKCFALRIASRIAKDEGWLAEHMLILGITNPQGVKRYVAAAFPSACGKTNLAMMKPAIPGWKVECVGDDIAWMKFDSQGKLRAINPENGFFGVAPGTSDKTNPYAMATISRNTVFTNVGETSDGGVWWEGLDPPAAGVTLTDWHGKTWKPGSSTPCAHPNSRFCAPAGQCPIIDPQWESEEGVPIDAIIFGGRRPEGVPLVYESFNWQHGVFVGAAMRSEATAAAEHKGKVVMHDPFAMRPFFGYNFGDYLAHWLSMQTRKAPTQLPKIFHVNWFRKDPATGAFLWPGFGENARVLEWIFKRCGREREEEAAKKSYIGWLPEDGAIDTKGLGGKVDMGALFDVPKPFWQKETKELRVYFTQQVGADLPAQVETELKALEDRVHA, encoded by the exons GCAGGGTGGTGTTGGGGCCAGTGTCGGAGTCCGTTCTCTGGCCTCCATCCCTTCTCTACCACCTGCCGTGGCTGATTTTGTGAAGGGAGCTGTGGACGAGTGCAAGCCCGCCAACGTCCACGTGGTAACCGGTACTCCTGAGGAAACGGCCAACATCCTGGCCGGCCTGGAAAGGGACGGCATGGTCAAGAGGCTTCCCAAATATGAGAACTG TTGGTTGGCCCGTACAGACCCAAAGGATGTGGCCCGGGTGGAGAGCAAAACTGTGATCATAACCAAAAACCAGAGAGACACCATCCCCATCCCTGCTGGAGGGACGAAGAGCCAGCTGGGTAGCTGGATGAGCGAGTCGGACTGGCTGAAAGCCAGACAAGACCGTTTCCCAGGGTGCATGGCGG GTCGGACCATGTACGTGATTCCCTTCAGCATGGGACCTGTCGGCTCAACACTAAGTAAATATGGCGTCCAG GTGACAGACTCGCCGTACGTCGTAGCCAGCATGGGGATCATGACGCGCATGGGCTCCCCTGTTCTGCAGAAACTGTATGAAGGAGAAGAGTTTGTCCGCTGTCAGCACTCGTTAGGACGACCTTTCCCGCTCAAAG CTCCTCTGGTCAACTCTTGGCCTTGTAACCCAGACAAAGTCCTAATATCTCACCTACCGGACACCAGGCAGATTCTGTCCTTTGGCAGCGGTTATGGAGGAAACTCTCTCCTTGGGAAGAAGTGCTTTGCCCTCCGCATTGCCTCTCGCATCGCCAAGGATGAGGGCTGGCTGGCTGAGCATATGTTG ATCCTTGGAATCACCAACCCTCAGGGTGTGAAGCGCTACGTGGCGGCAGCCTTCCCCAGCGCCTGCGGTAAAACCAACCTGGCCATGATGAAGCCCGCTATCCCCGGCTGGAAGGTGGAGTGTGTTGGGGACGACATCGCGTGGATGAAGTTCGACAGTCAAG GCAAACTCAGGGCCATCAACCCAGAGAACGGGTTCTTCGGCGTCGCTCCGGGCACTTCGGACAAGACCAACCCTTACGCCATGGCCACCATCTCCAGAAACACGGTGTTCACCAATGTTGGTGAGACGAGCGACGGGGGAGTGTGGTGGGAGGGGCTCGACCCCCCTGCAGCTGGGGTTACGCTCACCGACTGGCACGGCAAAACATGGAAACCAG GAAGCTCCACGCCATGTGCCCACCCTAACTCACGCTTCTGTGCTCCGGCGGGTCAGTGCCCCATCATTGACCCCCAGTGGGAGAGCGAGGAAGGGGTTCCCATCGATGCCATCATCTTTGGAGGCAGAAGGCCTGAAG GAGTCCCTCTGGTCTACGAGTCGTTCAACTGGCAACATGGAGTGTTTGTTGGAGCTGCAATGAGATCAGAGgccacagcagctgcagagcatAAAG GTAAGGTGGTCATGCACGACCCGTTCGCCATGCGCCCGTTCTTTGGCTACAACTTCGGCGACTACCTCGCCCATTGGCTGAGCATGCAGACCAGGAAGGCCCCCACCCAGCTGCCCAAGATCTTCCACGTCAACTGGTTCAGAAAGGACCCCGCCACCGGCGCCTTCCTCTGGCCCGGGTTCGGAGAAAACGCCCGAGTGCTGGAGTGGATCTTCAAGCGCTGCGGCAGAGAGAGGGAAGAGGAAGCGGCCAAGAAGAGCTACATCGGCTGGTTGCCAGAAGATGGCGCCATCGACACTAAAGGTCTGGGCGGTAAGGTGGATATGGGCGCCCTGTTCGATGTGCCCAAACCTTTCTGGCAGAAGGAGACCAAGGAGCTGAGGGTGTACTTCACTCAGCAGGTCGGAGCTGATCTGCCCGCTCAGGTGGAGACAGAGCTGAAGGCGTTGGAAGACAGAGTCCACGCTTAG